A DNA window from Rossellomorea marisflavi contains the following coding sequences:
- a CDS encoding acetoin utilization AcuB family protein: MIIEEIMKSNVETLRPDDSIETAIRLMRGKKIKHIPIVDDEMKILGIISDRDVKDAAPSILNEQSADFTLKNPVRQIMQQQVITGHPLDFVEEVAALFYEHRISCLPILKADKLVGIITETDLLYTLTQLTGANQPGSQIEVKVPHRAGILYEVAGIIRKHNANILSVLVYPDKQDEQQKVLVFRVQTMNPTRVIEEIKQEGYSVLWPNMPGMPS, translated from the coding sequence ATGATCATTGAAGAGATCATGAAATCAAACGTAGAAACGCTCAGACCGGATGACTCAATCGAAACCGCCATCAGACTCATGAGGGGAAAGAAAATCAAGCATATCCCGATTGTGGATGATGAGATGAAGATACTCGGGATCATCAGCGACAGGGACGTCAAAGACGCTGCACCGTCGATCCTTAATGAACAATCTGCTGATTTCACATTGAAGAACCCTGTCAGGCAGATCATGCAGCAGCAGGTCATCACCGGGCATCCCCTGGATTTCGTCGAAGAAGTGGCCGCGCTCTTTTATGAGCACCGCATCAGCTGCCTCCCGATCCTGAAGGCCGACAAGCTGGTCGGGATCATTACGGAAACCGACCTGCTTTATACCCTCACCCAATTGACCGGGGCGAATCAGCCGGGGTCCCAGATCGAAGTGAAGGTACCTCACCGGGCAGGCATCCTTTACGAAGTGGCCGGGATCATCCGCAAGCATAATGCGAACATCCTGAGTGTCCTTGTGTATCCCGATAAACAGGATGAGCAGCAGAAGGTCCTTGTCTTCCGCGTCCAGACGATGAATCCCACCCGCGTCATCGAGGAGATCAAACAGGAAGGATACAGCGTGTTATGGCCGAACATGCCGGGAATGCCATCATGA
- a CDS encoding acetoin utilization protein AcuC codes for MMKDSVFIYSDDLLGYRFSDNHPFNQMRLTLTLDLLRESGAIEEDEIVKPRAATVEELQLNHDAAYVQAIKKAGKGELPPEQAESYGIGTEDTPIFPGMHEASSFLVGGTLEAVDQVMSGKAKHALHLGGGLHHGFKGKASGFCIYNDSSVAIRYLQEKYKARVLYVDTDAHHGDGVQWSFYDDPDVCTLSLHETGRYLFPGTGNVNERGHGKGYGYSFNIPLDAFTEDESFLDAYESAIREVAEFFKPDVILTQNGADAHYYDPLTHLSTTMKTYREIPRIAHELAHTYCDGRWIAVGGGGYDIWRVVPRAWSFIWLEMTGRTVGGSLPSTWYDRWKTKSGITLPRDWMDPPGIYTPIPRKAEITEKNKQNVDKALYPIRQQLGKGAGHETG; via the coding sequence ATCATGAAGGATTCCGTCTTCATTTACTCGGATGACCTACTCGGCTACCGCTTCTCCGATAACCATCCTTTCAACCAGATGCGCCTGACCCTCACCCTGGATCTGCTCAGGGAATCCGGTGCCATTGAAGAGGATGAAATCGTCAAGCCCCGGGCCGCCACGGTGGAAGAGCTCCAATTGAACCATGATGCGGCCTATGTCCAGGCCATCAAGAAAGCCGGTAAAGGGGAACTTCCCCCCGAGCAGGCAGAGAGCTATGGAATCGGCACCGAGGATACGCCGATCTTCCCGGGCATGCACGAGGCCAGCTCCTTCCTGGTGGGCGGTACCCTGGAAGCGGTCGATCAGGTGATGAGCGGCAAGGCCAAGCACGCCCTTCATCTCGGAGGAGGCCTTCACCACGGGTTCAAAGGAAAGGCATCGGGCTTCTGCATTTACAATGATAGCTCCGTCGCCATACGATACCTTCAGGAAAAGTACAAAGCAAGGGTCCTCTATGTGGATACGGATGCCCACCACGGAGACGGGGTTCAGTGGTCCTTTTATGATGATCCCGATGTCTGCACCCTCTCCCTGCATGAAACGGGACGCTATCTGTTCCCGGGTACGGGAAATGTGAATGAGCGGGGACACGGGAAGGGCTATGGATACTCCTTCAACATCCCCCTTGATGCGTTCACCGAGGATGAGTCATTCTTGGATGCCTATGAATCCGCGATCCGGGAGGTAGCCGAGTTCTTCAAACCGGATGTGATACTGACCCAGAACGGAGCGGATGCCCATTATTATGATCCCCTCACCCATCTTTCCACCACCATGAAGACGTACCGTGAAATCCCCAGGATCGCACACGAACTTGCCCACACGTACTGTGACGGGAGATGGATTGCCGTAGGCGGAGGTGGATACGACATATGGCGGGTGGTGCCCAGGGCATGGTCGTTCATCTGGCTTGAAATGACGGGAAGGACCGTCGGAGGCTCCCTTCCTTCCACCTGGTATGATCGCTGGAAGACGAAATCCGGTATCACGCTCCCTAGGGACTGGATGGATCCGCCGGGAATTTACACACCCATTCCCAGGAAGGCAGAGATCACAGAGAAAAATAAGCAGAATGTGGATAAGGCCCTCTACCCGATCCGGCAGCAGTTGGGAAAAGGAGCGGGTCATGAAACTGGCTGA
- the helD gene encoding RNA polymerase recycling motor HelD, which translates to MNAEYRKEQRRVDHVLEEINGEIEKLKEETSRRKQEVIHTRKHFWDEVKVNTDSFDDYLETIIGLRQEAQALSSSQSSHRHASKRLSTLERMKKIPYFGRIDFTEDGNESEEKVYIGVSSLTDETGENFLIYDWRAPISSVYYDDQPGPAAYDTPGGVIKGELNGKWQYLIREGVLESLFDTSLTIGDEILQQVLGRGKDQKMHSIVATIQQDQNRIIRHDQGRLLIVHGAAGSGKTSAALQRIAYLLYKYRDRIDADQIVLFSPNSLFSRYVSNVLPELGEENMHQVTFQEYLDHRLGDSFTVEDAYDQLEFVLGGQGEPFYAERLSAIGHKASKAFIQSVLAYRSTLDTDGMTFKDIVFRGEPVVTAGEIRDRFYQTALDLKFSNRLEALQEWILKKLKEVTRRERRKPWVQDAMEMLSEHAYHNARTHLALRKGYEREEVGDYEVEPDQLARLIVQQKMKPVRTYVREFGFIDFVAIYKALFNTLVQEEETHWKGIGALTAKAIDDGRLYHEDATPFLFLKELILGFQINSSVRHLVIDEAQDYSPFQFEFLKRMFPAARMTILGDFNQAIFSHASGQADFRMLTGLYGEGETDTISLKRSYRSTKPIIEFTRTLIPDGEAIIPFDRSGETPSLDRVSNRAGLHQAVRSKVDHYRESGHESIAIICKTARESAEAFSALSDLGDVTLLTKGTLEHDQGVVIVPAYLSKGIEFDAVIIYDASEDCYGTEDVRRLFYTACTRAMHELQVYTMGEPSPFMENAITEGLIRTGDSVR; encoded by the coding sequence ATGAATGCCGAGTACAGAAAAGAGCAACGTCGTGTCGATCATGTGCTGGAGGAGATTAACGGTGAAATTGAAAAATTGAAAGAAGAAACCTCCAGGCGCAAACAGGAAGTGATTCACACGCGTAAACATTTCTGGGATGAAGTCAAGGTGAATACGGACAGCTTCGATGACTACCTGGAGACGATCATCGGTCTTCGCCAGGAGGCTCAGGCCCTGTCCTCCAGTCAGAGCAGCCACAGGCATGCCTCTAAACGCCTGTCCACTCTCGAGAGAATGAAAAAAATTCCATACTTCGGAAGGATCGATTTCACAGAGGACGGAAATGAATCAGAGGAAAAGGTCTATATCGGCGTCTCATCCCTCACCGACGAAACCGGTGAGAATTTCCTGATCTATGATTGGAGGGCGCCGATCTCAAGCGTCTATTATGATGATCAGCCTGGGCCAGCTGCTTATGATACACCCGGTGGGGTCATCAAGGGAGAATTGAACGGGAAGTGGCAGTACCTCATCCGTGAGGGAGTACTTGAATCCCTTTTCGACACCAGTCTCACCATCGGGGATGAGATCCTTCAGCAGGTCTTGGGAAGAGGAAAAGATCAAAAGATGCACAGCATCGTAGCGACCATCCAACAGGATCAAAACCGAATCATCCGGCATGACCAGGGCAGGCTCCTCATCGTCCACGGGGCAGCCGGTAGCGGGAAGACGTCGGCCGCCCTTCAGCGGATCGCTTATCTTCTCTACAAGTACAGGGATCGCATCGATGCGGATCAGATCGTCCTCTTCTCCCCGAACTCCCTGTTCAGCCGGTACGTCTCCAATGTCCTGCCGGAGCTTGGGGAGGAAAACATGCATCAGGTCACCTTCCAGGAATACCTGGATCACCGGCTCGGTGATTCTTTTACTGTGGAGGATGCGTATGATCAGCTTGAGTTCGTCCTTGGCGGTCAAGGTGAACCCTTTTATGCTGAGAGGCTTTCTGCCATCGGTCATAAGGCTTCTAAAGCCTTTATCCAGTCGGTCCTTGCATATCGGAGCACATTGGATACAGACGGCATGACGTTCAAGGATATCGTCTTCAGGGGTGAACCGGTGGTGACGGCAGGGGAAATCCGCGACCGGTTTTATCAAACAGCCCTGGATCTCAAGTTTTCGAATCGACTGGAAGCCTTGCAGGAATGGATCTTGAAGAAGCTGAAGGAGGTAACGCGCCGGGAGAGAAGGAAGCCATGGGTGCAGGATGCCATGGAAATGCTGAGTGAACACGCCTATCACAATGCGCGGACTCATCTCGCACTGAGGAAGGGGTATGAACGTGAAGAGGTGGGGGACTACGAGGTCGAGCCCGATCAGCTGGCCCGGTTGATCGTTCAACAGAAAATGAAGCCGGTGCGCACCTATGTCAGGGAATTCGGATTCATTGACTTTGTGGCCATTTACAAAGCCCTTTTTAACACCCTCGTTCAAGAAGAAGAGACCCATTGGAAAGGCATCGGCGCATTGACGGCAAAAGCCATCGATGACGGGCGCCTGTACCATGAAGATGCCACCCCATTCCTCTTCTTGAAAGAATTGATCCTGGGCTTCCAGATCAATAGCTCGGTCAGGCATCTTGTCATTGATGAGGCCCAGGATTATTCACCGTTCCAGTTCGAGTTTTTGAAGCGCATGTTCCCCGCTGCCAGGATGACGATCCTCGGTGACTTCAATCAGGCCATCTTCTCCCACGCCAGCGGGCAAGCGGATTTCCGCATGCTGACAGGGCTGTATGGTGAAGGGGAAACAGACACCATAAGCCTCAAGAGGAGCTACCGGTCGACGAAACCCATCATAGAATTCACCCGCACGCTCATTCCTGATGGTGAAGCCATCATCCCGTTTGATCGAAGTGGAGAAACACCATCACTTGATCGGGTGTCAAACCGGGCCGGACTGCATCAGGCCGTCCGCTCAAAAGTCGATCATTACCGTGAATCGGGCCATGAGAGCATCGCCATCATCTGTAAAACGGCGAGAGAGAGCGCGGAGGCATTCAGTGCCCTTTCCGATCTTGGTGATGTCACCCTTCTCACGAAAGGGACGCTTGAACATGATCAGGGTGTCGTGATCGTACCAGCGTACCTTTCCAAAGGCATCGAGTTCGACGCCGTCATCATCTATGATGCATCAGAGGACTGTTACGGGACAGAAGATGTGCGCAGGCTCTTCTACACCGCCTGTACACGGGCCATGCATGAACTGCAGGTCTACACCATGGGGGAACCGAGTCCCTTCATGGAAAACGCCATCACAGAGGGTCTGATCAGGACCGGGGATAGTGTGCGATAA
- a CDS encoding flagellar motor protein MotB — protein MKRRGKEEESPRTPAWMVTFSDMVTLILVFFILLFSMSQIDKGKFESIVDSFQGASIIPDGSTSDLDVVLKDVKAYLKEHDMEDAIKAERTDRGVVLVLQEQALFETGDAEVLDSAFPFLDMVAGLLEELPNKVDVEGHTDNRPISTYRYPSNWELSTARASSVIRYLVNENGLDPERFIAIGYGDTMPVEPNDSDAHMQKNRRVEIIVTDPAYKEN, from the coding sequence ATGAAGCGTAGGGGTAAGGAAGAAGAATCCCCGCGGACTCCTGCCTGGATGGTCACATTTTCGGATATGGTCACCCTGATCCTGGTATTTTTCATCCTGCTTTTCTCCATGTCGCAGATCGATAAGGGGAAGTTCGAATCCATTGTCGATTCATTTCAGGGTGCGTCCATCATTCCGGATGGGAGTACAAGTGATCTTGATGTGGTCCTGAAAGATGTGAAGGCCTATCTGAAGGAACATGATATGGAGGATGCCATCAAGGCTGAGCGGACGGACAGGGGTGTCGTCCTCGTTCTTCAAGAGCAGGCCCTTTTTGAAACCGGAGATGCCGAAGTCCTTGACTCTGCCTTTCCGTTCCTCGATATGGTCGCAGGGCTCCTTGAAGAACTGCCGAACAAGGTGGACGTGGAAGGACATACCGATAATCGCCCCATCTCCACCTATCGTTATCCATCGAACTGGGAACTTTCAACGGCCAGGGCCAGCAGTGTCATCCGGTACCTGGTGAACGAAAATGGACTGGATCCTGAGCGGTTCATCGCCATCGGCTACGGAGATACCATGCCTGTGGAACCGAATGATTCCGATGCCCATATGCAGAAGAATCGCAGGGTGGAAATCATCGTGACCGACCCGGCATACAAAGAAAACTAA
- the motP gene encoding flagellar motor protein MotP, translating to MKKLDMLTPLGVVLGIVFVGVAILTNAGPDSFGSFINIPSILVVIGGLIGAMLVSFSFNELKQLGRVMAESFRVQEHDTQGLISTFVSLSDKARREGLLSLETEVEEIRDPFIRKGVLLAVDGIESDVITDILNTEIIAIEERHRKNKRLLDKAGEYAPAWGMIGTLIGLVLMLQNLSDPSSLGPNMAVALLTTLYGTLLANLVFIPMASKLAMKTEKEVFMKQIVIEAVMGLQSGQNPRVLEEKLTVFLSGEELHTYRLKDRDSVDEA from the coding sequence ATGAAGAAGCTTGATATGCTTACACCTTTAGGCGTCGTTTTGGGGATTGTATTCGTCGGTGTTGCCATCCTTACCAATGCAGGTCCAGATAGTTTTGGATCCTTTATCAACATTCCGTCCATCCTGGTGGTCATCGGCGGCTTGATCGGAGCCATGCTGGTCAGCTTTTCCTTCAATGAACTGAAGCAGCTGGGAAGAGTGATGGCAGAGTCGTTCAGGGTGCAGGAACATGATACACAAGGCTTGATTTCCACATTTGTATCCCTTTCTGACAAAGCGAGAAGGGAAGGGCTTCTTTCCCTGGAAACCGAGGTCGAAGAAATCCGTGATCCATTCATCAGGAAGGGAGTCCTTCTGGCCGTGGATGGAATCGAATCGGATGTCATCACGGATATCCTGAATACCGAGATCATTGCCATTGAAGAGCGTCATCGCAAGAATAAGAGACTGCTAGATAAAGCAGGGGAATACGCCCCTGCATGGGGGATGATCGGAACTCTGATCGGACTCGTCCTCATGCTCCAGAACCTCAGCGACCCGTCATCCCTCGGACCCAATATGGCCGTTGCCCTGCTGACGACCCTGTATGGGACGCTCCTTGCGAACCTGGTCTTCATCCCCATGGCATCGAAGCTTGCCATGAAGACTGAAAAGGAAGTGTTCATGAAACAGATCGTCATCGAGGCCGTGATGGGCCTTCAATCAGGGCAGAACCCGAGGGTCCTTGAAGAAAAATTGACGGTCTTCCTGTCAGGTGAAGAGCTGCATACATATCGATTGAAGGATCGTGATTCCGTTGATGAAGCGTAG
- the ccpA gene encoding catabolite control protein A — protein MNVTIYDVAREANVSMATVSRVVNGNPNVKPATRKKVLEVIDRLGYRPNAVARGLASKKTTTVGVIIPDISNIFYAELARGIEDIATMYKYNIILSNSDQNAEKELHLLNTMLGKQVDGILFLGGHISEEHVQEFERSPVPIVLAGAVEETNKVPSVNIDYKAATYDAVKDLLDKGHERIGFVSGPFHDTINMKFKLEGYREALAQAGIEYNDELVIEGEYTYDSGLEAWQKFSELSDKPTAVFVGNDETALGVVHGAQDAGVSIPDEVEIISFDNTRLALMVRPQLTSVVQPLYDIGAVAMRLLTKYMNKETVDEAAVVLPHRIEYRNSTK, from the coding sequence ATGAACGTGACAATATATGACGTAGCAAGAGAAGCAAATGTATCAATGGCCACGGTTTCACGTGTGGTCAATGGAAATCCCAACGTTAAGCCTGCAACAAGGAAGAAGGTACTTGAGGTCATCGATCGACTCGGCTACCGTCCGAATGCGGTTGCACGTGGTCTCGCGAGCAAGAAGACGACGACTGTCGGAGTCATCATCCCTGATATCTCCAACATCTTCTACGCGGAGCTTGCCCGAGGGATCGAAGACATCGCCACCATGTACAAGTACAACATCATCTTGAGCAACTCTGATCAGAATGCAGAGAAGGAGCTTCATCTCCTCAATACGATGCTCGGGAAACAAGTGGACGGCATCCTGTTCCTCGGCGGACATATATCCGAAGAACATGTACAGGAATTCGAGCGTTCACCAGTGCCGATCGTCCTTGCTGGAGCGGTTGAAGAGACGAATAAAGTCCCTTCCGTCAACATCGACTACAAAGCGGCGACTTACGATGCCGTGAAGGATCTCCTCGATAAGGGGCATGAACGCATCGGATTCGTAAGCGGTCCGTTCCATGACACGATCAATATGAAGTTCAAGCTTGAAGGATACCGTGAAGCCCTTGCGCAAGCAGGAATCGAATACAATGATGAACTGGTCATCGAAGGGGAATACACGTATGATTCAGGACTTGAAGCATGGCAGAAGTTCTCTGAGCTATCGGACAAGCCGACTGCCGTCTTCGTAGGGAATGATGAAACGGCCCTCGGTGTCGTACACGGAGCGCAGGATGCGGGTGTTTCCATTCCGGATGAAGTGGAAATCATCTCGTTCGATAATACAAGGCTTGCCCTCATGGTGCGTCCGCAGCTCACGTCCGTCGTGCAGCCGCTTTATGATATAGGTGCCGTGGCCATGAGACTCTTGACGAAATACATGAACAAGGAAACGGTCGATGAAGCAGCCGTTGTACTTCCTCACCGCATTGAATACAGAAATTCAACCAAATAA
- a CDS encoding bifunctional 3-deoxy-7-phosphoheptulonate synthase/chorismate mutase, with protein sequence MSNQELDQLRNQVDELNLKLLDIINERAKLVQEIGRVKETQGVYRYDPVRERGMLNLIKENNDGPLKDSTVEHIFKEIFKAGLELQKDDHSKALLVSRKKKPEDTIVNINGEAIGDGNPHFVFGPCAVESYEQVAEVAKAVKAKGLKLLRGGAFKPRTSPYDFQGLGMEGLKILKRVADEYGLAVISEIVNPADIEQAVEYIDVIQIGARNMQNFELLKAAGAVKKPVLLKRGLSATIEEFINAAEYIISQGNGDIILCERGIRTYEKATRNTLDISAVPILKQETHLPVFVDVTHSTGRRDLLLPTAKAALAIGADGVMAEVHPDPAVALSDSAQQMDLDQFDTFYNEVFKGRTITV encoded by the coding sequence GTGAGTAATCAAGAGCTCGATCAATTAAGGAATCAAGTCGACGAACTGAATCTGAAACTACTGGACATCATCAATGAGCGGGCCAAGCTCGTTCAAGAAATCGGGCGTGTCAAGGAGACTCAAGGAGTATACCGCTATGATCCTGTTCGTGAAAGGGGAATGTTGAACCTGATCAAAGAAAACAATGACGGTCCGTTGAAAGACTCGACTGTTGAACATATTTTCAAGGAAATATTCAAAGCAGGATTAGAACTGCAGAAGGATGACCATTCGAAGGCCCTTCTTGTTTCCCGTAAAAAGAAACCGGAAGATACCATCGTGAATATCAACGGAGAAGCCATCGGGGATGGAAATCCTCACTTCGTATTCGGTCCATGTGCCGTGGAATCTTACGAGCAGGTGGCGGAAGTGGCGAAAGCCGTCAAAGCAAAAGGCCTGAAGCTTCTCCGCGGGGGAGCATTCAAACCGCGTACGTCCCCTTATGACTTCCAGGGACTTGGAATGGAAGGCTTGAAGATTTTGAAGAGGGTCGCCGATGAGTACGGCTTGGCCGTCATCAGCGAAATTGTCAATCCGGCCGATATCGAACAGGCTGTCGAGTACATCGACGTCATCCAGATCGGTGCCCGCAATATGCAGAACTTCGAACTTTTGAAAGCAGCCGGTGCTGTTAAGAAGCCTGTACTGTTGAAGCGCGGACTTTCGGCAACGATCGAGGAATTCATCAATGCGGCTGAGTACATCATTTCACAAGGGAATGGAGACATCATCCTATGTGAGCGCGGAATCAGGACGTATGAGAAAGCAACCCGTAACACCCTTGATATCTCCGCGGTGCCGATCCTGAAGCAGGAAACGCATCTTCCGGTATTCGTAGACGTGACCCACTCCACAGGACGCAGGGACCTCCTTCTCCCGACAGCCAAGGCAGCCCTTGCCATCGGTGCAGACGGCGTCATGGCAGAAGTGCATCCGGACCCGGCCGTCGCCTTGTCCGATTCTGCCCAGCAGATGGATCTCGACCAATTCGATACATTCTACAATGAAGTATTCAAAGGAAGAACAATCACAGTATAA
- a CDS encoding cell division protein FtsA yields the protein MKKNQKIFALDIGTRSVVGIIMEEMEDHFQVSDILIEEHRERAMLDGQIHDVPAVAAVITSIKSRLEDVHGPLSKVCVAAAGRALRTETASITSAIKGKPLLKKDDVLHLELGAVQEAQAKAAGEDAGHHYYCVGYSVLYYRLDGEEIGSLIDQQGDEASVEIIATFLPRVVVDSLLAALHRSGLELEALTLEPIAAINVLIPPSMRRLNVALVDVGAGTSDVALTNHGTVTAYGMVPTAGDEITEALSRDLLLDFPLAEKAKRQLHDCPSIEVTDILGFETVIPTEEVLSRIGPSIDRLANEISEEILRLNNMKAPQAVMLVGGGSLTPGLPSKLAAVLGLPENRAAVRGVEAIQRVKLQGHMLKGPELVTPIGIAIAAKETPVQYVTVDVNGHAVRMFEVKNLTVGDCILSAGVKVQDLHGKPGKAISVTVNGQTLSLPGSHGEPPSLFKNDQACSFDDGVGNQDRLLVEKGRDGDEAVVTIGELMDAGSGKRIYLQDRELHLEPAITLNGSPAGKDTVLKDGDTIDITFIETVADALSQLGYHDWISSLRPFHLSLNGKETYFPAFNGKLLRNGQEVKPTAMIHNLDRISFEAPAQPTLEHLLIKKKMVLTKSITISFNGEDVLLEKVFATVKRNGKELSGEDLVFSGDELMIQESETSPFIFQDVFNFVEIDMPTNTRGSFLLLRNKLETTFFEEIRDGDLLEIVWPEIKVR from the coding sequence GTGAAAAAAAATCAAAAAATCTTTGCACTGGACATCGGTACCCGCTCAGTGGTGGGCATCATCATGGAAGAAATGGAAGACCATTTTCAGGTGAGTGATATTTTAATAGAGGAGCACCGGGAGCGGGCCATGCTGGACGGACAGATCCACGATGTACCTGCAGTAGCTGCCGTCATAACCTCGATCAAGAGCCGTCTCGAAGATGTCCACGGTCCTCTGAGTAAAGTATGCGTCGCGGCTGCCGGAAGGGCCCTGAGGACCGAAACGGCCTCCATTACCTCGGCCATCAAAGGCAAACCGCTCCTCAAAAAAGACGACGTCCTCCATCTTGAACTCGGGGCTGTCCAGGAGGCACAGGCGAAAGCTGCCGGGGAAGATGCCGGTCATCACTATTATTGTGTGGGATACTCAGTGCTCTACTACCGTCTGGACGGCGAAGAGATCGGCAGCCTCATCGACCAACAGGGGGATGAAGCGAGCGTGGAGATCATCGCCACCTTCCTTCCGCGGGTGGTCGTGGATTCACTGCTTGCGGCACTTCACCGGTCGGGACTGGAATTGGAAGCCCTAACCCTTGAACCGATCGCAGCCATCAACGTCCTGATACCGCCTTCCATGCGAAGGCTGAATGTCGCTCTCGTCGATGTCGGCGCCGGAACATCGGATGTAGCCCTGACGAATCACGGGACGGTCACGGCCTATGGCATGGTGCCGACAGCCGGGGATGAAATCACGGAAGCACTCAGCCGGGACCTGCTCCTCGACTTCCCCCTTGCAGAAAAGGCGAAGCGGCAGCTCCATGATTGTCCTTCCATCGAAGTGACGGATATTCTCGGATTTGAAACCGTCATTCCAACCGAAGAGGTGCTGTCTCGCATCGGCCCTTCCATTGATCGCCTGGCAAACGAGATTTCGGAGGAAATCCTTCGTTTGAACAACATGAAGGCACCGCAGGCAGTGATGCTCGTAGGTGGTGGCAGCCTGACACCTGGACTTCCCTCCAAGCTCGCCGCTGTCCTCGGCCTGCCGGAAAACCGCGCAGCAGTCAGGGGAGTGGAAGCCATCCAGCGCGTGAAGCTTCAGGGGCATATGTTGAAAGGTCCCGAGCTGGTCACCCCCATCGGCATTGCCATCGCTGCAAAGGAGACCCCCGTCCAATATGTGACGGTGGATGTGAACGGGCATGCCGTTCGGATGTTCGAAGTGAAAAATCTGACGGTGGGAGACTGCATCCTCTCGGCAGGCGTCAAAGTTCAGGACCTTCATGGCAAGCCCGGGAAGGCAATTTCCGTCACGGTCAACGGGCAGACCCTCTCCCTCCCCGGAAGTCACGGAGAGCCCCCTTCCCTTTTCAAAAACGATCAGGCCTGTTCATTTGACGACGGAGTCGGGAATCAGGATCGCCTCCTTGTCGAAAAGGGGAGGGATGGCGACGAAGCCGTTGTGACCATAGGAGAACTCATGGATGCGGGTTCAGGTAAGCGGATCTACCTTCAAGATCGGGAACTCCACCTCGAACCGGCAATCACGCTAAACGGTTCCCCTGCCGGGAAAGATACCGTACTGAAAGACGGGGATACCATTGACATCACCTTTATCGAGACGGTCGCAGATGCCCTTTCGCAGCTCGGATACCATGATTGGATTTCCTCCCTGAGACCATTCCACCTCTCCTTGAATGGAAAAGAGACGTATTTCCCTGCTTTTAACGGGAAGCTGTTACGTAACGGACAGGAAGTAAAACCGACTGCCATGATCCACAATCTGGATCGCATCTCATTCGAAGCTCCGGCCCAACCTACCCTCGAACATCTCCTGATCAAAAAGAAGATGGTGCTGACAAAGTCGATTACCATCTCTTTCAACGGGGAAGATGTACTACTCGAAAAGGTCTTTGCCACCGTGAAAAGGAATGGGAAGGAATTATCCGGTGAAGACCTCGTATTCTCAGGGGATGAACTCATGATCCAAGAGTCGGAAACGTCTCCATTCATCTTTCAGGATGTGTTTAATTTCGTGGAAATCGACATGCCGACAAATACGCGGGGGAGCTTCCTCCTCTTGAGAAACAAACTGGAAACCACCTTCTTTGAAGAAATCAGGGACGGTGATCTATTAGAGATCGTCTGGCCTGAAATCAAAGTCCGATAG
- a CDS encoding YtxH domain-containing protein: MNSTRTRSRSGKLMKGIMLGAAVGGAIAMLDSGTRRRVATKTTSWKDSTMGMVDRVREDPSGVMNDWQGRLKSASAVLKDAINDAQALYERVSDDIIEPVKEQSSELIASTKDAAEDLQDIGMKVKEAGEEIREDQGTQTVSSDQGSVHPVDRPSPVPGKIGS, encoded by the coding sequence ATGAATTCAACGAGAACCCGTTCGAGAAGTGGAAAGTTGATGAAAGGCATCATGCTCGGCGCGGCAGTAGGCGGAGCCATTGCCATGCTGGACTCAGGCACCCGACGGAGGGTGGCGACGAAGACGACGTCATGGAAGGATTCAACCATGGGCATGGTGGATCGTGTAAGGGAGGATCCATCCGGGGTGATGAATGATTGGCAGGGACGCCTGAAGTCAGCCTCCGCTGTTCTGAAGGACGCCATCAATGACGCGCAAGCCCTGTACGAAAGAGTCAGTGATGATATTATCGAACCGGTTAAAGAACAGTCTTCAGAGCTCATCGCATCGACTAAGGACGCCGCAGAAGACCTTCAGGACATCGGTATGAAGGTGAAGGAAGCGGGTGAAGAAATCAGGGAGGATCAAGGGACTCAAACTGTTTCATCCGATCAAGGGTCGGTTCATCCGGTTGATCGACCAAGCCCTGTTCCGGGGAAAATCGGTTCATGA
- the ytxJ gene encoding bacillithiol system redox-active protein YtxJ has product MKKIETVQEFENLTESQSRFFFMKHSLTCPISGNAFNEYQSFLNKHGEEEGYYLAVQEAKELSNHIAEKFGIKHESPQAFLFIDGKPGWNASHWNITEKELDKL; this is encoded by the coding sequence ATGAAAAAGATAGAAACCGTACAAGAATTTGAAAATCTCACAGAGAGTCAATCCCGCTTCTTCTTCATGAAGCACAGTCTGACATGTCCGATCAGCGGCAATGCGTTCAATGAGTACCAATCGTTCTTAAACAAGCATGGGGAAGAAGAGGGGTATTACCTGGCTGTTCAGGAAGCGAAGGAACTATCCAATCATATAGCGGAGAAATTCGGCATCAAGCATGAGTCTCCTCAAGCCTTCCTTTTCATCGACGGGAAACCGGGATGGAATGCTTCCCACTGGAACATTACAGAGAAGGAACTTGATAAACTATAA